The Virgibacillus sp. MSP4-1 genome has a segment encoding these proteins:
- the panB gene encoding 3-methyl-2-oxobutanoate hydroxymethyltransferase, whose protein sequence is MKTRAKLQKMKESNEKITMITAYDYPSAKLSQESGVDTILVGDSVANVVLGYDSTIPVTIDDMIHHGKAVKRGADDTFTVVDMPFMSYHISREDTMKNAKRLFQETGAQALKLEGAGEVLESIRLLIQAGIPVVGHLGLTPQTVNVIGGYRIQGKNKKDAEELIENAKKVEESGAMALVLECVPEPLAKLITETVSIPTIGIGAGKHCDGQVLVYHDILKYGVDRLPKFVKPYGNVNDLIHSSIEQYVNEVKADIFPSTEYAYDMDEEEIPSLYGGKDK, encoded by the coding sequence ATGAAAACACGGGCAAAGCTGCAAAAAATGAAGGAAAGTAATGAGAAAATTACGATGATCACAGCCTATGACTACCCATCAGCGAAATTATCGCAGGAATCCGGTGTGGATACAATTTTAGTGGGTGACTCTGTGGCCAATGTAGTGCTTGGCTATGACTCAACGATTCCGGTTACGATTGACGATATGATTCATCATGGAAAGGCTGTAAAACGCGGTGCCGATGACACATTTACTGTAGTAGATATGCCATTTATGTCCTATCATATTTCCCGGGAAGATACGATGAAAAATGCCAAGCGATTGTTTCAGGAAACAGGTGCACAGGCATTAAAGCTTGAAGGGGCCGGAGAAGTTTTAGAAAGTATCCGTTTGCTTATCCAAGCAGGCATTCCTGTCGTAGGACACTTAGGCCTGACTCCACAGACCGTAAATGTTATTGGAGGATACCGGATACAGGGGAAAAATAAAAAGGACGCCGAGGAATTAATCGAAAATGCAAAAAAGGTAGAAGAATCAGGGGCGATGGCATTGGTTCTTGAATGTGTACCTGAACCTCTGGCAAAGCTTATTACAGAAACAGTTTCTATTCCTACTATTGGTATTGGTGCAGGCAAGCACTGCGACGGACAGGTTCTTGTTTACCATGATATTTTAAAATACGGGGTAGATCGTCTGCCTAAGTTTGTAAAACCTTATGGAAATGTAAATGACCTGATTCATTCATCGATTGAGCAATATGTAAATGAAGTCAAAGCGGATATTTTCCCATCAACAGAGTATGCTTATGATATGGATGAAGAGGAAATCCCTTCTCTTTATGGAGGAAAAGATAAATGA
- a CDS encoding biotin--[acetyl-CoA-carboxylase] ligase, translating into MESTRKKLITLLANAKDSFVSGQRLSEELHISRAAIWKHMKALEQEGYQIEGVSRKGYRIVSFPDKMSINTIQWDLHTKWLGQEMYYKDQIDSTQTIAHQLAREGADHGTVVVADEQLKGRGRLHRPWDSQKGKGIWMSLILRPDIEPQRAPQLTLASAVSITRMLKGVCQAEARIKWPNDIFLNDRKLAGILTEMQAEQDLIEYVIIGMGINVNQDQEDIPVSLKDIATSVKIETGSSFQRETLIQKVLKEMETIYDQFMEEGFSAVKPYWETAAYRIGETVTVKTRNYEWDAVLIGIQEDGALIVVDQSGKREVLYSAEIDWKRGIK; encoded by the coding sequence ATGGAATCGACGAGAAAAAAACTGATTACCCTGCTGGCAAATGCAAAGGATTCCTTTGTATCAGGTCAGCGATTGTCGGAGGAACTGCATATTTCCCGTGCTGCCATTTGGAAACACATGAAAGCATTGGAGCAGGAAGGCTATCAAATAGAAGGGGTCTCCAGAAAGGGCTACCGTATTGTATCCTTTCCTGACAAAATGAGCATTAATACGATTCAATGGGACTTACATACAAAATGGCTGGGTCAGGAGATGTACTATAAGGATCAGATAGATTCTACTCAAACGATTGCTCATCAGTTGGCTAGAGAAGGAGCCGATCACGGGACGGTTGTAGTCGCTGATGAACAATTAAAAGGACGGGGAAGGCTTCATCGCCCCTGGGATTCGCAAAAGGGCAAGGGCATCTGGATGAGTTTGATTTTACGACCTGATATTGAACCTCAGCGTGCCCCACAGTTAACCTTAGCCAGTGCTGTATCGATTACTCGAATGCTTAAAGGAGTTTGTCAGGCAGAAGCCAGGATTAAGTGGCCAAATGACATATTTCTCAATGACAGGAAGCTTGCTGGTATTCTAACAGAAATGCAGGCTGAACAGGATCTGATTGAGTATGTCATCATCGGTATGGGGATAAATGTAAATCAGGATCAGGAGGACATTCCAGTTTCATTAAAAGATATCGCAACGTCTGTAAAAATAGAAACCGGCTCATCGTTTCAAAGAGAGACCTTAATTCAGAAAGTTTTAAAAGAAATGGAAACGATCTATGATCAATTTATGGAAGAAGGCTTTTCTGCTGTTAAGCCTTATTGGGAAACGGCTGCCTACCGAATAGGTGAAACGGTTACAGTAAAAACGCGGAATTATGAGTGGGATGCTGTTTTGATAGGAATACAGGAAGACGGTGCACTTATCGTTGTGGATCAATCAGGAAAGCGTGAAGTTCTTTATTCAGCTGAAATTGATTGGAAACGGGGGATAAAATAG
- a CDS encoding CCA tRNA nucleotidyltransferase, whose amino-acid sequence MKPEFKEAIPVLEKLEEHGFQAFFVGGSVRDSLLNRTIDDVDIATNATPEQVQKIFDKTIPIGIEHGTVIIRYHHISYEVTTFRTESDYIDFRHPESVEFVKDIHEDLSRRDFTMNAIAMDKDGRLIDPYEGQIHMNEKRIETVRNADERFQEDPLRMMRALRFVSQLGFHLGKEAEDASFRNRHLLEKIAVERIAAEMEKLWKAPYILKALTIFHETDIWQSLPVFKQYHSLIQKCLSHISSPFYSLAEAIACMHLFYPTVSIDDWCKRWKLSKAVKHRSYDLINGYQLYRVQGLTPETLYRLRPELFQEFVHLVTVLTENSQLTVREVERAYHQLPIKNRNDLNINGHEMKRLYPDRKPGPWVREWLDEIERQVINGNLQNEKQTIMEWVEQWNRREKN is encoded by the coding sequence ATGAAACCAGAATTTAAAGAAGCTATCCCTGTATTAGAGAAGCTGGAAGAACATGGGTTTCAGGCCTTTTTTGTAGGAGGATCGGTTCGCGACAGTTTGTTAAACCGGACCATAGATGATGTGGACATTGCAACAAATGCAACCCCTGAACAGGTGCAGAAGATATTTGATAAGACGATACCAATTGGGATTGAGCACGGTACGGTCATAATCAGATATCATCATATTTCGTATGAAGTAACGACCTTTCGTACGGAAAGTGATTACATAGATTTTCGTCATCCTGAAAGCGTTGAGTTTGTGAAGGATATTCACGAGGATTTGTCCAGACGGGATTTTACCATGAACGCGATTGCCATGGACAAAGATGGCAGACTTATTGACCCATATGAAGGCCAGATACACATGAACGAAAAAAGGATTGAAACAGTTCGCAACGCAGATGAACGTTTTCAGGAGGATCCACTCCGGATGATGAGAGCTCTGCGTTTTGTGAGTCAATTAGGCTTTCATTTAGGAAAAGAGGCTGAAGACGCTAGTTTCCGGAACCGTCATTTACTGGAAAAGATTGCCGTAGAGCGTATTGCAGCAGAAATGGAAAAGCTCTGGAAGGCCCCGTATATTCTAAAGGCACTGACGATTTTCCATGAGACTGATATTTGGCAGTCCTTACCTGTTTTTAAACAATATCATTCCCTTATTCAAAAGTGCCTGAGTCATATCTCTTCTCCCTTTTACAGCTTAGCAGAGGCGATTGCCTGTATGCATCTGTTTTATCCAACCGTATCCATTGATGACTGGTGTAAAAGGTGGAAGCTGTCAAAAGCGGTTAAACATCGATCGTATGACTTGATTAATGGTTATCAGCTTTACAGAGTTCAGGGACTGACACCGGAAACTTTATATCGTTTAAGGCCGGAACTGTTTCAAGAATTTGTACATTTGGTAACCGTTTTAACCGAAAATTCCCAACTAACAGTAAGAGAAGTAGAACGTGCCTATCATCAATTACCGATTAAAAACCGGAATGATTTGAACATCAATGGTCATGAGATGAAAAGGCTTTATCCTGATCGCAAACCAGGACCTTGGGTGCGTGAATGGCTGGATGAGATTGAAAGACAAGTCATTAATGGGAATTTGCAAAATGAAAAACAAACCATAATGGAATGGGTGGAACAATGGAATCGACGAGAAAAAAACTGA
- the bshA gene encoding N-acetyl-alpha-D-glucosaminyl L-malate synthase BshA has translation MRKIGLRIGITCYPSVGGSGVIATELGKLLAEKGHQIHFISSNMPFRLTKLYSNIYFHEVEVSNYPVFQHPPYDLALASKMADVIDQEQLDILHVHYAVPHAVCAILAKQMAKRDVKIVTTLHGTDITVLGVDLSLKNIIRYGIEESDCVTTVSNSLKKQTEDLVGVRKRMNVIYNFVDERDYKRHQSHELKENLGIKEYEKVVIHISNFRKVKRVPDVIRVFANIVNKMPARLLLVGDGPEYIAVRELVRELGIEENVLFLGKQENVSELFSIADLKLLLSEKESFGLVLLEAMAGGVPCIGTNIGGIPEVIQNQETGFVCSVQDIDNISSKAVKLLSDKDLWKQFSHAARQRVHREFASERIVKQYEQLYESLLAEG, from the coding sequence GTGAGGAAAATCGGATTAAGAATAGGTATTACCTGCTATCCTTCTGTTGGAGGATCAGGTGTCATCGCAACAGAACTGGGTAAATTACTGGCTGAGAAAGGGCATCAGATTCATTTTATTTCTTCTAATATGCCGTTTCGTTTAACAAAGCTGTATTCAAATATTTATTTTCATGAAGTGGAGGTAAGTAATTATCCTGTCTTTCAGCATCCTCCTTACGATTTAGCATTGGCAAGTAAGATGGCAGATGTAATTGATCAGGAACAGCTTGATATTTTGCATGTTCATTACGCGGTTCCTCATGCTGTCTGTGCTATTTTAGCAAAACAAATGGCAAAGCGTGATGTAAAAATTGTAACGACGCTTCATGGGACTGATATTACCGTATTAGGTGTGGACTTAAGCCTGAAAAATATCATACGTTATGGAATTGAAGAATCAGATTGTGTAACAACCGTATCGAATAGTTTAAAGAAGCAAACGGAAGATTTAGTTGGCGTCAGAAAGCGTATGAACGTCATTTACAATTTTGTTGATGAACGAGACTACAAGAGGCATCAAAGTCATGAACTGAAAGAAAATCTAGGCATTAAGGAATATGAAAAAGTAGTGATCCACATTTCTAATTTTCGTAAGGTGAAAAGAGTTCCGGATGTCATTCGTGTGTTCGCCAATATTGTTAACAAAATGCCGGCAAGACTTTTATTAGTGGGGGATGGACCCGAATATATCGCAGTTCGGGAATTAGTAAGAGAATTAGGGATTGAAGAAAATGTTCTGTTTTTGGGGAAACAGGAAAATGTGTCAGAATTATTTTCGATTGCCGATCTTAAATTGCTGCTTTCAGAGAAGGAAAGCTTTGGACTGGTTCTTTTAGAGGCAATGGCAGGCGGCGTACCATGCATCGGAACGAATATTGGCGGGATACCGGAAGTGATTCAGAATCAGGAAACGGGGTTTGTATGCTCTGTTCAGGATATTGATAACATCAGTAGTAAAGCTGTAAAACTTTTATCAGATAAGGATTTGTGGAAGCAATTTTCGCATGCAGCCAGGCAACGGGTACATCGTGAATTTGCATCTGAACGTATTGTTAAGCAATATGAACAGCTCTACGAATCTCTCTTAGCTGAAGGATGA
- the mgsA gene encoding methylglyoxal synthase encodes MKIALIAHDKKKIELVNFVLAYRSIFSGHQLYATGTTGEQVVEKVGLPVHRFQSGPLGGDQQIGAMIAENEMDIVIFFRDPLTAQPHEPDVSALLRLCDVYKIPLATNLAAAEVMIHGMERGDFQWREVFK; translated from the coding sequence TTGAAAATAGCCTTAATTGCCCACGATAAAAAGAAGATTGAGCTTGTGAATTTTGTATTAGCTTACAGGTCTATTTTTTCAGGACATCAATTATATGCCACGGGAACGACGGGGGAGCAGGTAGTAGAGAAGGTTGGTTTACCTGTGCACCGGTTCCAGTCAGGCCCTCTCGGGGGAGACCAGCAGATTGGAGCGATGATTGCTGAGAATGAAATGGATATCGTCATTTTTTTTAGAGATCCTTTAACTGCTCAGCCTCATGAACCGGATGTGAGTGCATTATTGAGGCTTTGTGATGTATACAAAATCCCTTTAGCAACCAACCTTGCAGCAGCAGAGGTTATGATTCACGGGATGGAGCGCGGTGATTTTCAATGGCGTGAAGTCTTTAAGTAA
- the dapB gene encoding 4-hydroxy-tetrahydrodipicolinate reductase, translating into MINIIVAGPRGKMGSEALHLIERTENYRLVGCIDRKNEGMNVNDLEGLPNLDALIYTDAETALQEAGADVLIDLTSPEAGYNHTRLALENGVRPVVGTSGFSDEQLTDIQRLTELKELGAVIAPNFAVGAVLMMQFAKWAAKYFPDVEIIEKHHDQKLDAPSGTAVKTAKLIEQVRESKKQGHPEEKETLAGARGADEDGMKIHSVRLPGLIAHQEVIFGGTGQGLTIKHDSYHRQSFMSGVKLAVDQVQKVNAFVYGLENLLE; encoded by the coding sequence ATGATTAATATTATCGTTGCAGGACCAAGGGGTAAAATGGGGAGTGAAGCCTTACACTTAATAGAACGAACAGAAAATTATCGTTTAGTGGGATGTATTGACCGAAAAAATGAGGGAATGAATGTTAACGATCTAGAAGGTCTTCCAAATTTAGATGCACTGATCTATACAGATGCAGAAACTGCTTTACAGGAAGCAGGTGCAGATGTCCTGATTGATTTAACTTCACCAGAAGCAGGCTACAATCATACACGTTTGGCACTTGAAAATGGTGTACGGCCGGTTGTTGGGACGAGCGGTTTTTCAGATGAACAATTGACGGATATTCAACGTTTAACCGAGCTAAAGGAACTGGGAGCTGTCATTGCTCCAAACTTTGCTGTTGGTGCTGTATTAATGATGCAATTCGCAAAATGGGCAGCAAAATACTTTCCCGATGTTGAGATCATTGAAAAACATCATGATCAGAAATTGGATGCACCATCAGGGACAGCTGTTAAAACCGCTAAACTTATTGAGCAGGTAAGAGAAAGCAAAAAACAGGGGCACCCTGAAGAAAAGGAAACGTTAGCAGGAGCCCGCGGAGCCGATGAAGACGGGATGAAAATACATAGTGTCCGGCTGCCTGGTCTGATTGCTCATCAGGAAGTTATTTTTGGAGGCACTGGACAAGGACTGACGATCAAGCATGATTCCTATCACAGACAGTCCTTTATGAGCGGTGTTAAGCTTGCTGTTGATCAGGTCCAAAAGGTTAATGCTTTTGTCTACGGACTTGAAAATTTATTGGAATAG
- a CDS encoding nucleotide pyrophosphohydrolase: MSNIEYTTKEMQKRVDQYISQFKEGYFSPLSLMARLTEETGELAREINHFYGEKPKKKSEKENTVEEELGDLLFVLACFANSLNIDLGESFHTAMTKFETRDKNRWTKLSEQDGEQDD, from the coding sequence ATGTCAAATATCGAATATACAACGAAGGAAATGCAGAAACGAGTCGACCAGTACATATCTCAGTTTAAAGAAGGCTATTTTTCTCCTTTAAGTTTAATGGCGAGACTGACAGAAGAGACAGGAGAATTAGCCCGAGAGATTAATCATTTTTATGGAGAAAAGCCAAAAAAGAAATCAGAAAAAGAAAATACGGTTGAGGAAGAACTGGGAGATTTACTGTTTGTGCTGGCCTGCTTTGCCAATTCATTAAATATTGATTTAGGCGAATCATTTCATACTGCTATGACAAAATTTGAGACAAGAGATAAAAACAGATGGACTAAATTAAGCGAACAGGATGGTGAACAGGATGATTAA
- a CDS encoding YitT family protein has protein sequence MIKGINAKNIFFILLGSAIFSFGIVHFNMQNNLAEGGFTGITLLLYYLFNWDPAVMNIVLNIPVFIVGWKLLGRLTFIYTLIGTIAVSVFLWVFQTYKFSFSLENDMTLAALFAGIFVGVGLGIIFRYGGTTGGSDIIARLANKYIGWSIGRAMFLFDAFVIISSIILYLEPVEGMYTLVAVYIGARVIDFLQEGAYAARGATIISENSQQIADTVLKEMDRGVTILEGRGSYTGAKRDVLYCVVARNEIVRLKTIINSIDPHAFVALSSVHDVMGEGFTLDEDKNPIE, from the coding sequence ATGATAAAAGGTATAAACGCAAAAAATATTTTCTTTATTTTATTGGGGTCAGCTATTTTTTCATTTGGAATTGTCCATTTTAATATGCAAAATAATTTGGCTGAAGGCGGGTTCACCGGGATCACCCTCCTGTTATACTACCTCTTTAACTGGGATCCTGCTGTGATGAATATTGTGTTAAACATTCCTGTTTTCATTGTGGGCTGGAAGCTCCTCGGAAGATTAACCTTTATTTATACCCTGATAGGGACGATTGCTGTTTCCGTCTTTCTATGGGTTTTTCAGACCTATAAATTTTCCTTTTCGCTTGAAAATGATATGACGCTAGCTGCGTTATTTGCCGGTATTTTTGTCGGTGTAGGACTGGGAATTATTTTTCGGTATGGGGGCACGACAGGCGGATCTGATATTATTGCCCGGCTGGCGAATAAATACATCGGCTGGAGCATTGGCAGAGCTATGTTTTTATTTGACGCATTTGTTATTATTTCATCGATTATTTTGTATTTGGAACCGGTGGAAGGAATGTACACTTTAGTAGCAGTCTATATTGGTGCACGAGTCATTGATTTTCTTCAGGAAGGCGCATATGCAGCAAGAGGAGCAACCATTATATCTGAGAACAGTCAGCAAATCGCTGATACCGTTTTAAAAGAGATGGATCGCGGCGTTACGATATTAGAGGGACGGGGCAGCTACACCGGAGCCAAACGGGATGTTTTATATTGTGTTGTTGCCAGAAATGAAATTGTCCGGTTAAAAACGATTATTAATTCTATTGATCCTCACGCTTTTGTCGCTTTAAGTTCTGTCCATGATGTCATGGGTGAAGGGTTTACCCTCGATGAAGATAAAAATCCGATTGAATAA
- a CDS encoding zinc metallopeptidase: protein MGGFLVYFAILLILPLWAQSKVKKTYKKHSKIQNSSMMTGAQVARKILDENGLFDVQIEEVRGVMSDHYDPRSKTVRLSTDNYHGHSQAAAAIAAHEVGHAIQDAESYAFLRFRHALVPIANLGSNMSYIIIIAGILMYSSGLILAGIIFMSAAVLFQMVTLPVEYNASSRAMEQLVSTGVIRNNEHGETKKVLNAAALTYVAAAITALLELLRFVLVFVGMNDD, encoded by the coding sequence ATGGGTGGATTTCTTGTTTATTTTGCGATCCTTCTTATTTTACCTTTGTGGGCACAATCCAAGGTTAAGAAGACGTATAAGAAACACTCGAAAATCCAAAATTCATCTATGATGACAGGTGCACAGGTTGCACGAAAAATTCTTGATGAAAATGGACTATTTGATGTACAAATAGAAGAGGTTCGGGGCGTAATGTCAGACCACTATGATCCAAGATCGAAAACCGTTCGCTTATCAACAGATAACTATCATGGACATTCACAGGCAGCAGCTGCTATTGCAGCTCACGAGGTAGGCCATGCCATTCAGGATGCCGAAAGCTATGCATTTCTGCGTTTCAGACATGCTTTAGTGCCTATTGCCAATTTAGGCTCAAATATGTCTTATATCATCATTATTGCAGGTATACTCATGTATTCTTCAGGCCTCATTCTGGCTGGAATTATCTTTATGTCAGCTGCCGTTTTATTCCAAATGGTAACATTACCAGTAGAATATAACGCTTCTTCAAGAGCGATGGAACAACTGGTTTCCACAGGTGTAATTAGAAATAATGAACACGGAGAAACGAAAAAAGTACTTAACGCAGCTGCACTGACCTATGTAGCAGCAGCGATTACAGCATTACTGGAACTTCTGCGTTTTGTGTTAGTTTTTGTTGGTATGAATGATGATTAA
- a CDS encoding sporulation protein YpjB — MVIKNQKAKLSVLMFSVILLTAMTIPVFAHHQEGQPYNLLNEVYTVYELTDAKKYEAAGEKLNQIVTALQTNHLSLSEEKLEYVIDNTENTIRHLQSDIENHELKVDKALAFVLMMESAKNPDSQMVAKWNNELKNQITNGLQSETRSLPAEFSQVMDLYSIVYPAIKIREDTRLWSKLDEQFVNLNQIENEEDMLHALNVMLETFNQLDTPVSNEKDDDASFAWLIFSVGGVIIFTLLYVGWRKYKGEKKEKKIKKVDDL; from the coding sequence ATGGTAATAAAAAATCAAAAAGCTAAGCTATCAGTACTGATGTTTTCGGTCATTTTATTAACAGCCATGACTATACCTGTTTTTGCCCATCATCAGGAAGGACAACCCTATAATCTGCTGAATGAAGTTTACACGGTTTATGAACTGACTGATGCCAAAAAGTATGAGGCAGCCGGAGAAAAGTTAAATCAGATTGTTACGGCCTTGCAAACGAATCATTTGTCTTTGTCGGAAGAAAAGCTGGAATATGTTATTGATAATACTGAAAATACCATTAGGCATCTGCAATCTGATATTGAAAATCATGAATTAAAAGTGGACAAGGCACTGGCATTTGTCCTTATGATGGAGAGTGCCAAAAACCCTGACAGTCAAATGGTGGCTAAATGGAATAATGAACTGAAGAATCAGATAACGAACGGCCTGCAAAGTGAGACTCGAAGTTTACCGGCAGAGTTTTCCCAGGTTATGGATCTCTACAGCATTGTTTATCCTGCCATAAAGATCAGGGAGGATACCAGGCTTTGGTCAAAACTGGATGAACAATTTGTAAATTTAAATCAAATTGAGAATGAAGAAGATATGCTCCATGCCTTAAATGTTATGCTTGAAACGTTTAATCAGCTCGACACACCTGTAAGTAACGAAAAAGATGATGATGCCTCCTTCGCCTGGTTAATTTTCTCTGTAGGTGGCGTGATAATCTTCACATTGTTATATGTGGGATGGAGAAAATATAAAGGGGAAAAGAAAGAGAAGAAGATCAAAAAAGTTGACGATTTATAA
- a CDS encoding DUF1405 domain-containing protein, with protein MSIYKALFMDKRFLLLLFVINLLGTVYGYLWYDSQLSVTPAKFLIFVPDSPTASLFFVIVLLFFLLDKNAPYIEALGFVTLVKYGIWAVVMNGLTFLMNGSLSPVALMLIISHGAMAVQAVLYTPFYKIKLRHLVVAAVWTLHNDVIDYVFEMMPVYGDLMEYMNEIGYFTFWLSMFSIGLVYFMNVRKTFSKS; from the coding sequence ATGAGTATATATAAAGCGTTGTTTATGGATAAGCGATTTCTGTTATTGTTATTTGTTATCAACCTTCTTGGAACGGTTTATGGATATCTATGGTATGACAGTCAACTGTCTGTCACACCTGCGAAATTTTTGATCTTTGTCCCCGATAGTCCAACAGCAAGTTTATTTTTTGTTATCGTCTTGCTGTTTTTTCTTTTGGATAAGAATGCTCCATATATTGAAGCGCTTGGGTTTGTTACTTTAGTAAAGTACGGGATTTGGGCGGTTGTCATGAATGGGCTGACGTTCCTTATGAATGGATCCTTAAGCCCGGTTGCTTTGATGCTTATTATTTCTCATGGTGCTATGGCTGTTCAGGCTGTGCTTTATACACCTTTCTATAAAATAAAACTGAGACACTTAGTAGTTGCTGCAGTGTGGACGCTACATAATGATGTGATTGATTATGTATTTGAAATGATGCCAGTTTATGGGGATCTTATGGAGTATATGAATGAAATTGGATACTTTACATTCTGGTTAAGTATGTTTTCGATTGGACTTGTTTATTTCATGAATGTAAGAAAAACATTTAGCAAAAGTTAA
- a CDS encoding menaquinol-cytochrome c reductase cytochrome b/c subunit, translating into MHRGKGMKFVGDSRVRENDDRHIPKDYSEYPGRTEPFWPNFLLKEWLAGAVFLVGFLCLTVAAPAPLETMADPTTPGYIPLPDWYFLFLYQLLKYPFASGDFVVVGTVIIPGLAFGALFLAPFLDRGPERRPTRRPIATSLMLISMAAVFYLTWEAASHVDWEARAEKNKIVEDVEIDKESAGYQVYSSQSCMSCHGENLEGASGPPLIGTGLSPEEIQDIAVNGTGSMPADQFKGSDKELQQLSEFIAGLGSE; encoded by the coding sequence GTGCATAGAGGAAAGGGAATGAAATTTGTTGGCGATTCTCGTGTTCGTGAAAATGATGATCGCCACATTCCAAAAGATTATTCTGAATATCCTGGTCGTACGGAACCGTTTTGGCCAAACTTCCTGTTGAAGGAATGGCTTGCTGGGGCTGTATTCCTCGTTGGATTTTTATGTCTTACAGTTGCTGCACCTGCTCCGCTTGAAACCATGGCGGACCCTACAACTCCGGGATATATTCCGTTACCTGACTGGTATTTCTTATTTTTATACCAGCTATTGAAGTATCCGTTTGCCAGTGGTGACTTTGTTGTCGTTGGGACAGTCATTATTCCGGGACTTGCGTTTGGTGCACTTTTCCTTGCTCCATTTCTGGATCGGGGCCCTGAACGCAGACCAACAAGACGACCGATTGCAACAAGTCTCATGCTAATATCTATGGCTGCTGTTTTTTATCTGACATGGGAAGCAGCCAGTCATGTTGATTGGGAAGCACGTGCTGAGAAAAACAAAATTGTAGAAGATGTCGAGATTGATAAAGAAAGTGCAGGCTATCAGGTCTACTCCAGTCAAAGCTGTATGTCCTGTCACGGTGAAAATTTAGAAGGAGCCAGTGGACCGCCTTTAATTGGAACTGGTCTTTCTCCTGAGGAAATTCAGGATATTGCCGTAAATGGTACAGGATCCATGCCAGCCGACCAATTTAAAGGTTCTGATAAAGAGCTGCAGCAATTATCTGAATTTATTGCTGGTTTAGGTTCTGAATAA